The genomic region tttcttagttTCATGAGGAAAATGAGGAATTTTGGTAGTATTAGGAAGGtgtaaaagaaattcgggGTGGGCTTGACATTAAGATGTTACAAAGGTAGacaagtttttatttcttaacgCTCAGTTGATGGCTATCAAAACAAATGTTCCCCCTAATTGGCTGAAGTATCATGGGTTGCCTCTTGTCCTTTCATCACATCTGGTAGCTCGGGCGGAGAAGAGAGAGGTGTTATGTCGACGGCTTCAAAATCTCCATTTTCCAATCTAAacagaaaaacgaattttgccacaaaaaaaaaaaaaaaatgcatcatCTATTCATCATTGAAttaaggtttaaaaaaaagatgaatctAATCAGGGGTTTTCCACAAGATCTTTGTGAAAGTATTTCGTTTGTTATCTTACATCTGATTCGTCTACTAATTTCTTTGGGATCACATTATATTAGATCAATCAATAAGCTAATGTCAAAAAATTTAATGCCATGTGTCACTTTAAAGCAACACCTTTACATTTCTGCAGgatgtttgaaaatttttttacaactcCCTTAATAAAAACCTTTAAtattgctcatgtggctttACCTGAACGACACAGCCTACTAGTAGCTGTTACACTAATTATCATACCAAACAGCAGAAACGATCAAGAAGGAAACAAGATTCCCAAGAATAAATCCTTATTATTAACCTACTTCCCATTATGTAAACTGAAAGAATTTTACCGATAGGCCAAGCTGAGAGATGCAGGACTTTGGGCTCTAGCAGTTGTTGAAATTAATCCGTAATCTGCCAAACAACGATTGTCTTCCATGACTCGATCATCTTTGAACAGACGTTGGCTATCCGGTGCGACCTTAGTTATTCCTATATGAAATACACTGTTTAGAAATTGGGCAGGtaagagacaaaaaaataagactttTCAGTAACCTTGAATGATTTTCTTCAGCTCAGAAACGTTAGTGGTCTCTTTGGCATCTGTAAATATTGTAGTTTTCTTCCTCCTTATCATCAAATACACGCACATTCCTGCAGCCATTTCGGGACTTGGAAACAAGTTCCCCGAATTTCGAGAACACCTCAAACTCTGTTTTCCACGGCTCCAGTCGACACACCGTTGTCGCTTTCTCAGTTAAATCTATTTTCACAACTTGTTCGACTTTTTGGTGTTGGCAGAGTCATAGATAGGATGATTTAACTACTCCTATACGAACCGTGGTCAAATTCACAAGCCTTACTCCTTCCGATTGACCTGCACCAAGCGGATGTTTGACTGGATGAAGATAGCACTTTGCATTGTAGTGCATCAGATCTCCGCATCGTGCAGGTCAGTCGGAGCAAGCGAACGCGAGCAAGCCCAAAAGCAAAAAGTGATGAGGGGCGTGGCTTCCTTAAAGGGAATTTGACATGGAGTAGTTAGACCAACTAATGTATGACTCTGGTGTTGGTACTTCTCAACCATGGAAGTAGCGTACAGTACTAGCGCTCAAAAGATGTATCTACATCCTCTAGCGCCTCTATCGGTAGATACTTCTaggcttatttttttccgaaatgcaaaaatttagtGTCACCTACATTCCATGCGTAAAATACATTTcctaacaaaaataaaatatattgaaaAGAGCTTAGTGGTTAATGCAGTTATACTCCGCAAAAATATACAAATGTTAAATGTACGTTTGTGCACATTTTGAGCAACCTAGGGTCTTAGAGGGCAAAACGCgtgttttctgaaaaaaaactcaaatcTATTAGTTCGTCTGCTAGAGCACGTTGTCTTTATCGTGGAGTTTAAGACTTGCCATCGTTGAAGTGTCAACTGGTTGGTTTTTAATCGAATTGTTGCCGAGAATGCCTGAACTTGAGGGTTTCGGAGATGGGGGATATCAATCGGAAGCTGAACTAGACACACGTGCCTTGGTTCAAGAGCAGaatcgcaaaaagaaaaagtctgGTGGATTTCAGTCTATGGGCCTGAGCTATAATGTTTACCGCGGGGTAATGAAATGTGGTTACAAAATACCGACACCAATTCAAAGAAAAGTAATTAGTCTTTAACTGCTTTAAAAGTCCAATATAACATtgtcttattttgttttgtagtgCATTCCGTTGAttatggaaaagaaagatgttGTGGCCATGGCAAGAACAGGCAGTGGCAAAACAGCTTGTTTCTTAATCCCTTTATTTGAAAGACTTCAAGAACACTCTACTATTGGAACAAGAGCCCTTATTATGTCCCCCACTCGAGAATTGGCACTGCAAACATTGAAGTTCACTCGAGAACTAGGCAAATACACTGGACTAAAAGCAGCTACTATTCTTGGAGGAGACTCTATGGAAGCTCAGTTTGCTGCAATGCATGAAATACCAGACATCATTATTGCTACTCCAGGAAGATTTGCCCATCTCTGTGTAGAAATGGAACTAAAGCTAAAGGTAgtaaaaaaattctgtgcaTTGTGAGaaataattttattctttttatttaatgttGTATAGGAAATTGAGTATGTAGTGTTTGATGAAGCTGACCGACTTTTTGAGATGGGATTTGGAGAACAGTTATTAGAAATTTTGAATCGTCTGCCAGAATTGCGACAGACACTTCTTTTTTCGGCTACTCTTCCGAAATTACTTGTTGATTTCACCAAAGCAGGTCTGACAGACCCAGTATTGGTCAGGTAAATGTTTCTGTACATCTTCTATTATTTTGTCTTCATAATTTACCATAATATAAAATACAAACTTATAGGTTGGACGTTGATTCTAAGTTACCTGAAGCTTTAAAATTGGCTTTCGTATTCTGTCCGTGTGAATCGAAAGCATCCATTCTTCTTCACTTACTACGAAATGCAATCAAGGCAGGAGAATTGACGCTTGTGTTTGCTGCGACTATGCATCACGTTGAGTACTTGCACCTAGTAAGTCATCTCTATCAATTTCTGTCATATACATATTTAGGaaataatataattttgtTTGGTACCAGTTACTTGACAAAGCGGGAATCTCCAATACATACATTTATTCTAGTTTGGACCAAGCTGCCCGTAAAATCCATGCTGCTAAGTTTCaaacaaagcaaacaaatgTCATGATTACCACTGATGTTGCTGCACGTGGTATTGATATTCCGCTGTTGGACAATGTAATCAACTACAATTTCCCAGCCAAAGCCAAATTATTTGTCCACAGAGTCGGTAAGTTGCAGCTGTGAAACACCATTGTCCTAATACTGAAAATAAGGCTGTATTGAAATCTTTGTTCAGGACGTGTTGCACGTGCCGGGCGCTCTGGTACAGCTTATTCACTAGTCGCCCTAGATGAAATACCTGCTTTAGTGGATTTA from Daphnia carinata strain CSIRO-1 chromosome 6, CSIRO_AGI_Dcar_HiC_V3, whole genome shotgun sequence harbors:
- the LOC130702326 gene encoding elongin-B-like, translating into MAAGMCVYLMIRRKKTTIFTDAKETTNVSELKKIIQGITKVAPDSQRLFKDDRVMEDNRCLADYGLISTTARAQSPASLSLAYRLENGDFEAVDITPLSSPPELPDVMKGQEATHDTSAN